A genome region from Tolypothrix sp. PCC 7712 includes the following:
- a CDS encoding helix-turn-helix transcriptional regulator — protein sequence MKLLIFMDLKELREKAGLSAERVAVELGKSVSTIRFWEAGTYIPSLSPSETLQLIRLYQCTLEELSESFIATQRKSGRKLD from the coding sequence TTGAAGTTGCTTATTTTTATGGATTTAAAGGAGTTGCGCGAGAAAGCTGGTTTATCAGCTGAACGGGTAGCAGTGGAGTTAGGTAAATCTGTTTCCACGATTCGATTTTGGGAGGCAGGAACATATATCCCTAGCCTTAGCCCCAGTGAAACGTTACAGCTGATCCGTCTTTACCAATGCACACTCGAAGAATTATCCGAATCTTTTATTGCAACTCAGCGAAAAAGTGGAAGGAAGCTCGATTAA
- a CDS encoding reverse transcriptase N-terminal domain-containing protein yields the protein MGEWKHINWRKLERRVFKLQKRIYKASLRGDVKALRRLQKTLMKSWSAKCLSVRRVTQDNQGKKTAGVDGIKLLSPEARLNLVAKLKPNSKVKPTRRVWIPKPGTDEKRPLGIPVMNDRALQALFKLVLEPEWEARFEPNSYGFRPGRSCHDAIEAIFIAIVQKSKYVLDADIAKCFDRIDHKALLRNTTQNRVSKQSSPQAKKSKRYITTE from the coding sequence ATGGGGGAATGGAAACACATCAACTGGCGAAAGCTGGAACGACGTGTTTTTAAGTTGCAAAAACGAATTTACAAAGCATCTCTTCGTGGTGATGTCAAAGCACTTCGCAGGCTCCAGAAGACGTTGATGAAGTCCTGGTCAGCAAAATGTTTATCGGTACGTCGGGTAACACAAGACAACCAAGGTAAAAAGACAGCAGGAGTGGACGGTATTAAGTTACTATCCCCAGAAGCACGTCTTAATTTAGTTGCCAAATTAAAACCCAACTCAAAGGTGAAACCGACACGACGGGTTTGGATTCCCAAACCAGGAACGGATGAGAAACGACCTTTGGGCATTCCCGTAATGAACGACCGAGCTTTGCAAGCGCTGTTCAAGCTGGTATTAGAACCAGAATGGGAAGCGCGATTTGAACCTAATTCATACGGGTTCAGACCTGGGCGCTCATGTCATGATGCAATTGAAGCCATATTTATTGCAATTGTCCAGAAAAGCAAATATGTGCTTGATGCTGACATCGCAAAATGCTTCGACCGCATAGACCATAAAGCACTGCTAAGAAATACCACTCAAAACAGGGTTTCAAAACAATCATCACCCCAAGCAAAGAAAAGCAAAAGATACATTACCACCGAGTAG
- a CDS encoding NF041680 family putative transposase — protein MKRARLEEFRQAAYTHLSKAHDATFELTDAILLTRNVYSLADLSLSPVFRRKWPSIYEAIQDTKPDREKLMELYIKQIPTEKRILLAGDHTAWSRPDAVTLKERTIEHSSTAIAGNKPITIGQGYSTIAWIPEDSGSWALPLRHERITSWDNPIEKAVEQLKKVCESMSVRPISLWDSEYGCAPFVLKTASIKADILVRLRSNLCLWGAPPAYSGKGRPRKHGAQFKLNEPSTWGEVASVLEVNDPKLGRVKVSLWEDLHFRKAAARPMTLLRVERLDLDGNLRVLRPLWLAWAGEQMPPLDEVWRLYLRRFTIDHWYRFLKQRLHWTVPKFSTPEQCEHWSDLMPLITWELWLARDIVADHPLPWQKSIDKLTPGRVAQAMGGVFAAIGTPTSPPKPRGKSLGWTPGKARNRKIRYPIVKKTASKPRKEEQKSA, from the coding sequence ATGAAACGTGCCAGACTCGAAGAATTTCGTCAAGCCGCCTATACGCATCTAAGCAAAGCACATGATGCAACATTTGAACTAACAGATGCGATACTGTTGACCCGTAATGTCTACAGTCTGGCAGATTTATCGTTATCGCCAGTGTTTAGACGCAAATGGCCGAGTATCTATGAAGCGATACAAGATACCAAACCAGACCGCGAGAAATTAATGGAGTTATATATCAAGCAAATACCAACAGAAAAACGCATATTGTTGGCAGGAGATCATACAGCTTGGTCACGCCCAGATGCGGTGACACTCAAAGAACGGACAATAGAACACAGTAGCACAGCGATCGCGGGAAATAAACCGATTACGATTGGGCAGGGATATAGTACTATAGCTTGGATACCAGAGGATTCAGGAAGTTGGGCACTACCGCTGAGGCATGAACGGATTACCAGTTGGGACAATCCGATTGAGAAAGCAGTTGAACAACTCAAAAAGGTATGTGAATCAATGTCTGTTCGACCAATTTCGCTTTGGGACAGTGAATATGGTTGTGCGCCTTTCGTATTAAAGACAGCTAGTATAAAAGCCGATATCTTAGTTAGACTACGTTCAAATCTGTGTCTATGGGGCGCACCACCCGCTTACTCTGGCAAGGGTCGTCCTCGCAAGCATGGTGCTCAATTTAAACTCAATGAACCCTCAACCTGGGGCGAAGTGGCATCTGTGCTGGAAGTAAATGACCCAAAATTGGGACGAGTTAAAGTCAGTCTGTGGGAAGATTTGCATTTTCGCAAAGCTGCTGCACGCCCAATGACGCTACTGAGGGTGGAACGTCTTGATCTTGATGGCAATTTGAGAGTATTAAGACCTTTGTGGTTGGCTTGGGCTGGGGAACAAATGCCACCATTGGATGAAGTTTGGCGATTGTACTTGCGCCGATTCACAATTGACCATTGGTATCGTTTTCTTAAGCAACGCTTACATTGGACAGTACCAAAATTCAGTACTCCAGAACAATGTGAACATTGGAGTGACTTAATGCCGTTAATCACTTGGGAGTTATGGTTAGCTCGTGATATCGTTGCTGATCATCCTCTTCCCTGGCAGAAGTCAATAGATAAATTGACCCCGGGACGAGTTGCTCAAGCTATGGGTGGAGTTTTCGCCGCGATTGGTACTCCTACCTCTCCACCCAAACCTCGTGGAAAGTCCCTTGGGTGGACACCAGGTAAAGCCCGTAACCGGAAAATACGATATCCAATTGTTAAAAAGACTGCTTCTAAACCACGCAAAGAGGAACAAAAATCTGCTTAA
- a CDS encoding four helix bundle protein, whose translation MRQPAKTFQDLIVWKKAHQFVLTVYKLTSQFPKSEIYGLTSQFRRAAISIPANIAEGFKKKGTADKVRFMNIAQGSLEECRYYLILTKDLGYDDTSQLMLQLEEVSKLLTSYANSILAPGS comes from the coding sequence ATGAGACAACCAGCAAAAACATTTCAAGACTTGATAGTTTGGAAGAAAGCACATCAATTTGTTTTAACAGTTTACAAACTTACTAGTCAATTTCCTAAATCTGAAATATATGGCTTAACCTCTCAATTTAGAAGAGCAGCTATTTCAATTCCTGCAAATATAGCTGAGGGATTTAAAAAGAAAGGAACAGCAGATAAAGTAAGATTTATGAATATAGCACAAGGTTCCTTAGAAGAGTGTCGTTATTATCTAATTCTTACTAAAGACCTTGGGTACGATGATACCTCACAATTAATGCTTCAACTTGAAGAAGTAAGTAAGTTACTGACAAGTTATGCTAATTCCATTCTGGCTCCTGGCTCCTGA
- a CDS encoding xanthine dehydrogenase family protein molybdopterin-binding subunit: MNKIIGKPLDRVDGKLKVTGEAPYTADVAIENLTYGVIFQSAIANGKIIQIDTSAAAVVPGVIDIITYQQTPSLIKIPLFSPPQPQPTAKDDNIYYDGQHLGIVIAQTLEQAQTAASLVKIIYEEALPTVTMADAEIFEPESIFFGIMPGKITRGDVEAAKAQADVLVEQIYTTPMEHHNPLEPSATIAIWEGDNLTLYETTQGISATQKAIASVLNIPQENVRVISKYLGGGFGCKALLRSHTILAAIASRQVKRPVKVVLTRSQMYTACGHRSQTQQQLTLGATTEGKLTVIHHIGTCLTSLYDDFVEPVGAATTMMYACPNLEIKYRLARINAATPTFMRGPGKATGMFALESAMDELAYTLNIDPIELRLKNHADIDPHKGLPWSSKFLKECYQKGGEIFGWCQRNPIPRSMRDGYFLIGWGMASATFPTNVGTASVKVEIFASGEVRLQSGTQDIGTGTYTVMTQVAAEVLGLPVQFELGDSNFPKAPITGNSITVASVSPAVYKAAIAARDRIIQMASKDPNSPLYQSQAEDISVESGQIFLKHDHSRRDSYTDILRRHKLESLEVTEQASLSPEGKQYAKHSFGAIFVEVAVDEVLGEIKVRRCVGVYDAGRILNFKTARSQVLGGITWGIGMALMEKTVMDTNQGRIVNANLSDYLIPVHADIPNIEVQFIGEPDPYVNTLGTKSLGELPIVGVAAAISNAVYHATGKRIRDLPITLDKLSESIID, encoded by the coding sequence ATGAATAAAATTATCGGTAAACCACTTGATCGCGTTGATGGCAAACTCAAAGTTACTGGAGAAGCACCCTACACAGCCGATGTTGCTATAGAAAATTTAACTTATGGAGTGATTTTTCAAAGTGCGATCGCCAACGGTAAAATTATCCAAATAGATACATCCGCCGCCGCAGTTGTTCCTGGTGTGATAGATATCATTACTTACCAACAAACTCCATCTCTAATCAAAATCCCCTTATTTTCGCCGCCACAACCTCAGCCAACCGCAAAAGACGATAATATTTACTACGATGGTCAACATTTGGGGATTGTAATTGCCCAAACTTTAGAACAAGCCCAAACCGCCGCCTCCTTAGTTAAAATTATCTACGAAGAAGCATTGCCTACAGTCACAATGGCAGATGCAGAGATATTTGAACCCGAATCAATATTCTTTGGCATTATGCCAGGTAAAATCACCAGAGGGGATGTTGAAGCTGCAAAAGCTCAAGCGGATGTCCTGGTGGAGCAAATTTATACCACACCAATGGAACATCATAATCCCCTTGAACCTTCTGCAACGATCGCAATCTGGGAAGGAGATAATTTGACGCTGTATGAAACTACTCAAGGCATTTCAGCAACCCAAAAAGCGATCGCATCTGTTCTGAATATTCCTCAAGAAAATGTCCGTGTGATCTCTAAATATTTAGGCGGCGGATTTGGTTGTAAGGCATTGTTGCGATCGCATACTATTTTAGCGGCGATCGCATCTCGTCAAGTAAAACGCCCTGTAAAAGTTGTGCTAACGCGATCGCAAATGTACACTGCTTGCGGACACAGATCCCAAACTCAGCAGCAGCTAACGCTAGGTGCAACCACCGAAGGTAAACTAACCGTTATTCATCACATTGGCACATGCTTAACATCGCTATATGATGACTTTGTAGAACCAGTTGGTGCAGCAACAACAATGATGTATGCCTGTCCAAATCTGGAAATTAAATACCGTTTAGCACGTATCAACGCTGCCACACCAACCTTTATGCGTGGCCCAGGAAAAGCGACAGGGATGTTTGCCCTAGAGTCAGCAATGGATGAACTAGCATACACCTTAAATATTGACCCAATTGAACTAAGACTAAAAAATCATGCAGATATCGATCCCCACAAAGGATTACCTTGGTCAAGTAAATTCCTCAAAGAATGTTACCAGAAAGGGGGAGAAATTTTTGGTTGGTGCCAACGCAACCCAATTCCCCGTTCCATGCGAGATGGTTATTTCCTAATTGGTTGGGGAATGGCTAGTGCGACATTTCCCACTAATGTTGGAACTGCATCAGTCAAAGTAGAAATTTTTGCTAGTGGAGAGGTGCGGCTACAAAGTGGAACCCAAGATATTGGTACAGGTACTTATACCGTAATGACGCAGGTGGCTGCTGAGGTATTAGGTTTACCAGTGCAGTTTGAACTAGGTGATAGCAATTTTCCGAAAGCGCCCATTACGGGTAACTCAATTACAGTTGCTAGTGTTTCCCCGGCGGTGTATAAAGCTGCGATCGCTGCACGGGATAGAATCATCCAAATGGCGAGCAAAGATCCAAATTCTCCACTTTATCAATCTCAAGCAGAAGATATTAGCGTGGAGTCAGGGCAAATATTTTTAAAACACGATCATTCCAGAAGAGACAGCTACACCGATATTCTGCGCCGTCACAAATTAGAAAGTTTAGAAGTCACAGAGCAAGCCTCACTCAGCCCTGAGGGTAAGCAATACGCCAAACACTCATTTGGTGCAATTTTTGTGGAAGTAGCAGTCGATGAAGTGTTGGGAGAAATCAAAGTTAGACGTTGCGTAGGAGTTTATGATGCAGGACGAATTCTCAACTTCAAGACAGCGCGAAGTCAGGTTCTTGGCGGGATTACATGGGGAATCGGTATGGCGCTGATGGAGAAAACTGTAATGGATACAAATCAGGGCAGAATAGTTAATGCTAACCTTTCTGATTACCTGATTCCCGTTCATGCAGATATTCCAAATATAGAAGTACAATTTATTGGGGAACCAGATCCTTATGTGAATACTCTAGGAACAAAAAGCTTGGGTGAACTTCCGATTGTTGGGGTAGCAGCAGCTATATCTAATGCGGTTTATCATGCCACAGGGAAACGGATTCGTGACCTACCAATTACACTAGACAAGTTGTCTGAATCCATAATTGATTAG
- a CDS encoding FAD binding domain-containing protein, whose amino-acid sequence MQPFSYAKVTSRDAAIATVEQDETAAFIAGGTDLLGLMKDGVQTANILIDINNLPLADIVSLTNGIRIGAISRMSDVAFHPKIQQCYPVISQALLQSASPQLRNMATVGGNLLQRVRCGYFRDPVFPCNKRTPGLGCAAITGYNRMHAIFGASEHCIAVHPSDLAVALTALDAIIYIQGVEKERQISIHDFYLLPGDTPEKETVLQPGELIIAIEVPNSVYKSYYLKVRDRASYQFALVSVAIVVELEQDIIQSARIAFGGVAPKPWRARDAEEFLKGKAINEATFKAAGEAAVKEAEPQTHNEFKIELVKGALVRALSVVTEKL is encoded by the coding sequence GCCATTTAGTTATGCTAAAGTTACTTCCCGAGATGCGGCGATCGCTACAGTTGAACAAGACGAAACTGCTGCATTTATCGCTGGTGGCACGGATTTACTGGGATTAATGAAAGATGGAGTCCAAACAGCGAATATATTAATTGATATTAATAATTTGCCATTAGCAGATATTGTATCTCTTACGAATGGAATCCGGATTGGTGCAATCTCTCGGATGAGTGATGTAGCTTTTCATCCCAAAATTCAGCAATGTTATCCAGTAATTAGCCAAGCATTGTTACAAAGTGCTTCACCGCAACTACGAAATATGGCAACAGTGGGCGGTAATTTACTACAACGAGTCCGTTGTGGCTACTTTCGCGATCCGGTTTTTCCTTGTAATAAGCGCACCCCAGGTTTAGGTTGTGCCGCAATTACAGGCTACAATCGAATGCACGCTATTTTCGGAGCAAGTGAACATTGTATTGCCGTTCATCCTTCCGATTTAGCTGTAGCATTAACGGCATTAGATGCGATAATTTACATCCAAGGGGTAGAAAAAGAACGTCAAATTTCAATTCATGATTTTTATCTCTTACCAGGTGATACACCAGAAAAAGAAACCGTATTGCAGCCTGGAGAATTAATCATTGCTATTGAAGTTCCAAATTCTGTATATAAATCCTATTATTTAAAAGTTAGAGATCGGGCTTCCTACCAATTTGCTCTCGTTTCTGTAGCTATTGTCGTAGAGTTAGAACAGGACATAATTCAATCAGCACGAATCGCTTTTGGTGGGGTAGCACCCAAACCTTGGCGTGCCAGGGATGCTGAGGAATTTCTCAAAGGTAAAGCAATTAATGAAGCTACCTTTAAAGCCGCAGGAGAAGCAGCTGTTAAAGAAGCAGAACCGCAAACACATAATGAATTCAAAATTGAATTAGTCAAAGGCGCTTTGGTACGTGCGCTTTCAGTTGTGACAGAAAAATTATGA
- a CDS encoding UvrD-helicase domain-containing protein: MAQLMMHAEVLRRFYKLPTKVQKKVPELIEKFQHNPWDPAIGLHGLKETMLDSKVRGADLPDGYRAIIIAPEQGDTFLLVHIDSHDRAYAWAKNKRFEVHGRTGDFQIFDVQETVEALEVVHPVTVSTEYPLQLLSDDELFQAGVPQLLIPSIRKLNTDQDLETIRLYLPSECYDVLIGIAAGLSLDEALKFALGTDLEDTQPASAINPGDFSQLMQRPSRDLVVVKGEEALQAMLEGGSLEEWRIFLHPRQRKIVEWRTNGPMSIAGTAGTGKTVVLMHRAVHLAKNLGNPKDRILLITFTTNLSVTIKSYIRRLHQATAEKIEITNLNQLARTICTRSGWKGRIATSEELEQMWDEVWTDPTITNLPMPKPELQKEFELVVDANGIDTQEDYLTAIRIARPRMGRKQRREAWVIFQAFRRLLLKRNFLTFEGAIQQARLAVEQGNFPQFRHVLADEVQDFSLEALRLLAALSPIEQQLSDPLCVAGDGHQRIYRGKVPLSLAGIKITGRSRQLKVNYRTSEQIRRFAQSILDGIEIDDLDEGLSIALGDRSVFTGPEPEIFRCQNEHEEAKCIAIWAKQLIEKNGFASHEICITPYKDGIVTALKAEGIEHFELKPREEDPGAEEPGVRLGTMKRIKGLEFRAIIMGCTNKLDAMNNLATGELIERCERYVAATRARERLLICIAE, translated from the coding sequence ATGGCTCAACTAATGATGCACGCCGAGGTACTCCGGCGCTTTTACAAGCTTCCCACAAAAGTGCAGAAAAAGGTTCCAGAATTAATTGAGAAATTCCAACATAACCCTTGGGACCCAGCAATTGGGCTGCATGGATTAAAAGAAACGATGCTGGACTCCAAAGTTCGAGGTGCTGACTTACCTGATGGCTATCGTGCAATCATTATTGCACCCGAGCAAGGAGATACCTTCCTACTGGTTCATATTGATTCCCACGATCGAGCTTATGCTTGGGCAAAAAATAAGCGTTTTGAAGTGCATGGTAGGACAGGGGATTTCCAAATATTTGATGTTCAAGAAACTGTAGAAGCATTAGAAGTTGTTCATCCTGTAACAGTATCCACTGAATACCCACTGCAACTTCTTTCCGACGATGAGCTTTTTCAAGCAGGTGTACCCCAACTGCTCATTCCCTCAATCCGTAAACTTAATACTGATCAAGACCTAGAAACAATTCGCCTTTATCTACCTTCCGAATGTTATGACGTTCTGATTGGTATTGCTGCGGGTTTATCTTTAGATGAAGCTCTAAAATTTGCGTTAGGAACTGATCTCGAAGATACCCAACCTGCAAGTGCCATTAATCCAGGAGACTTCTCGCAGCTTATGCAACGTCCCAGCCGTGACTTGGTTGTAGTTAAGGGTGAGGAAGCTCTTCAGGCGATGCTAGAAGGTGGTTCCCTGGAAGAATGGCGAATTTTTCTCCATCCCAGACAGCGAAAAATTGTTGAATGGCGTACCAATGGACCAATGAGTATTGCGGGGACGGCAGGAACTGGAAAAACTGTAGTATTGATGCATCGTGCAGTGCATCTTGCCAAAAATTTGGGCAACCCCAAAGACCGAATTTTGCTAATTACCTTTACTACAAATCTCTCGGTGACGATTAAAAGCTATATTCGTCGTCTCCACCAAGCGACTGCGGAAAAAATTGAAATTACCAACCTCAATCAGCTTGCCCGCACTATTTGCACTCGTAGTGGTTGGAAGGGGCGAATTGCTACAAGCGAAGAACTCGAACAGATGTGGGATGAAGTTTGGACTGACCCAACAATTACTAATTTACCAATGCCAAAACCAGAACTCCAAAAAGAGTTTGAACTGGTAGTCGATGCCAATGGCATTGATACCCAGGAGGATTATTTAACTGCCATCCGTATTGCTCGCCCTCGCATGGGAAGAAAGCAACGCCGTGAAGCTTGGGTGATATTTCAAGCCTTCAGACGCTTGCTCCTAAAGCGAAATTTTTTGACTTTTGAAGGGGCAATTCAGCAAGCACGGTTAGCTGTTGAGCAGGGTAACTTTCCCCAATTTCGCCATGTCCTTGCTGACGAAGTGCAAGATTTTAGTTTAGAAGCGCTACGACTACTTGCAGCCCTCAGTCCCATTGAGCAGCAACTATCAGACCCTCTGTGTGTTGCTGGAGATGGACACCAACGCATATACCGAGGAAAAGTACCCCTCAGCCTTGCTGGTATCAAAATTACAGGTCGTTCGCGGCAATTAAAAGTAAATTATCGTACTAGCGAGCAAATTCGGCGTTTTGCTCAATCAATTCTTGATGGTATAGAAATTGATGATTTAGATGAGGGACTAAGTATAGCTTTAGGCGATCGCTCTGTCTTTACAGGTCCTGAACCAGAGATTTTTCGTTGCCAAAACGAACATGAAGAAGCAAAATGTATCGCCATCTGGGCAAAACAGTTAATTGAAAAAAATGGTTTTGCATCCCATGAAATTTGCATAACTCCTTACAAAGATGGGATTGTCACAGCCCTAAAAGCTGAGGGGATAGAACACTTTGAACTCAAACCGCGAGAAGAAGACCCAGGAGCAGAAGAACCGGGAGTACGTCTGGGAACTATGAAACGAATTAAAGGATTAGAGTTTAGGGCAATTATCATGGGGTGTACAAATAAATTAGACGCGATGAATAATCTAGCGACGGGAGAACTCATCGAACGCTGTGAACGTTACGTAGCAGCAACAAGAGCTAGGGAACGCCTTCTAATTTGCATTGCTGAGTAG
- a CDS encoding group II intron maturase-specific domain-containing protein, with protein MALISRLNPVITGWSNYYSTMVSKEAYSDLDNLMYRKLKAWAKHRHPKKSGGWVSKKYWQTIGGNNWVFATSHEGKNPMRLRSHAQTPIVRYVKVKGEASPYDGNLIYWSTRMGKHPEMTKRMATLLKSQKGKCSHCGLYFREEDVLEIDHITPRILGGKDEYKNLQILHKHCHDEKTTEDGSVVKYT; from the coding sequence GTGGCGTTAATCAGCCGATTAAATCCGGTAATCACAGGATGGTCAAACTACTACTCAACAATGGTAAGTAAAGAGGCTTACTCTGACTTAGATAATCTCATGTATCGAAAGCTGAAAGCTTGGGCAAAACACCGCCACCCCAAGAAATCTGGGGGATGGGTGTCAAAGAAATATTGGCAAACCATCGGTGGTAATAATTGGGTATTCGCAACCAGCCATGAGGGTAAAAACCCGATGCGATTACGTTCTCATGCACAAACGCCAATAGTTAGGTATGTGAAAGTTAAAGGCGAAGCCAGTCCTTATGATGGCAACCTAATTTACTGGAGTACAAGAATGGGTAAACACCCGGAAATGACCAAAAGAATGGCAACGCTCTTAAAGTCACAAAAAGGGAAATGTAGCCACTGCGGATTGTACTTCCGAGAGGAGGATGTACTGGAGATTGACCACATAACCCCCAGAATTTTGGGAGGAAAAGACGAATACAAAAATCTACAGATACTACATAAACACTGCCACGACGAAAAGACAACTGAAGATGGTTCAGTTGTGAAGTACACATGA